AATAAATCGATTACTTTAATACCAGTTTCTAAAATTTCTGTACTACTGCTTAATTCATCAAAAGTTGGAGCTGCTCTATGAATTACATCACGTCTTGCATCTGCTGGAAAAGGTTCTTTTAAATCAATTGTTTCACCTAAAACATTAAATACACGGCCTAATGTTTCTGAACCAACAGGTACTGAAATAGCTTTACCTGTATCTTCAACATCCATACCACGTTGTAAACCATCAGTTGATTCCATTGCGATTGTCCGAATAATTCCGTCGCCTAATTCTAAAGCAACTTCCAGCACAACTGTTTCTGGAACTTCATTTGTATCTTTATTTTTGTTTTTAATTTTTTTGACAATGAGGGCATTGTTAATATCAGGTAACGATCCATCTAATGGGAATTCCACATCAACAACGGGTCCAATTACTTGAACAATTTGACCTATACTCATTCATTTTCCCTCCCATTTAATAAAAAGTTTGTTGAGCTTGTTCAGGCTCGGCAGAAAAATAGCGGAATTTGATGTAACGTTTCTTGTCACCTCGAAATTCCATCTTTTTCCGAGAGGCTGACTCATAAAAACTAGTCTGAATAAACTATTCAAGATTAATAGGTTATTCAAGTGCTGAAGCACCACCGACAATTTCAGTGATTTCTTGCGTAATTGCAGCTTGACGTGCTCGATTATAGTGGATTGTTAAATCATCAATAATTGAGTGAGCATTATCTGTTGCACTTTTCATAGCACTCATTCTAGCTGCAAATTCTGCTGCTTTAGCATCTAAAATAGCTCCATAAATTAAGCTTTCAGCATACTGTGGTAATAAAATATCTAGAATAGCTTCTTTCGAAGGTTCAAATAGGTACTCAACTTCATAGTCAACTGATTCACTTGCATCTAAATCACTTAAAGGCAACATTTTTTCAGCCCGATATTGGAATGAAAGTGAGTTAACATGGTGATTATAGCAAACGTATAGCTCATCAAAAACTTCATTTTTATACATTTCTGTTGCCGTTCTAGCAATTTCACGAATTTCTTCAAATGAAGGTTGGTCACTAATTCCTCGTAGTTCATAGGCTAAATTCATGCCTCGACTTTTAAAAAAGTTAGCAGCTGACGAACCAACAGCCATAAATACATACTCATCGGATGATTTATGGTCACGGGTAATCATATCAACGGTCGATTTAATCACTGAACTATTGTAATTACCTGCCAATCCCTTATCAGAACTAATGACAATATAGCCCGTTTTTTTAACCGGTCTTTCAATTAGCATATCGTGAAAATCAACGTTAGATGGTGAATTTGTACCTATCAAATTCCCATCTTCTATTAAAGCTAGTTGAGTAGCCGCAATATGCGTTACTACTCCTCTAACTTTTGATGCGTAAATTTGGAAATTCTTAGCTGTCGCTTCGGCTTTTCCTAATTTTGCCCCAGCAACCATTTGCATGGCACTAGTAATTTGACTTGTTTTTTTGGTTGAAGCAATTCTTTTTTTAATATCAATTAAAGAGCCACCCATTCAGCTCACCGCCTTTAGTTTGTTTCTCTATTTATGCTAGATTGATGATTTCACAGGAATAAACATTTCTTTGAAATTAGTTATTGCTGCATCTAACTCTTCAGAATCTGGTAAATCTTTCGTCTCAACAATGGTTTTTAAAATTTCTGGTCTTTGGCTATCTAAATAATCAAAGAATTCTCCTTCAAATCTTAAAATTTCATCAACTGGAACACTATCTAAGAAACCATGTGTAAGAGCATATAAAATCATAACTTGTTTCGCAACTGGTAATGGCGAATGTAAATCTTGTTTTAAGATTTCAACTGTTCTACGACCACGATTTAATTTAGCTTGTGTTGCTGCATCTAAATCTGAACCAAATTGCGTAAAGGCTTCTAATTCACGGAAACTAGCTAAATCTAAACGTAAAGTTCCAGCAACTTTTTTCATGGCTTTAATTTGTGCTGCACCACCAACCCGTGATACAGATAATCCTGCAGCCACAGCTGGTCTAGTTCCGCCATAAAATAAATCACTCTCTAAGAAGATTTGACCATCAGTGATAGAGATGACATTTGTTGGAATATATGCTGAGATGTCCCCAGCTTGTGTTTCAACAAATGGCAAAGCAGTCATAGAACCGCCACCTAATTCTTGGTTCAATTTAGCAGCACGTTCTAATAAACGTGAGTGCAAATAGAAAACATCTCCTGGGTACGCTTCACGACCTGGCGGACGACGAAGTAATAAGGATATTTCACGATAAGCAGCTGCTTGTTTTGATAAATCATCGAAGACAATCAAGACATGTTTGCCATTGTACATAAATTCCTCACCCATAGCCGTTCCCGCATACGGTGCAATAAATAACATTGGGGCCGGTTGAGAGGCACTCGCTGTAACAACAATAGTATAATCCATTGCGCCATAACGTTTTAGGGTTTCAACTTGATTTCGTACAGTTGATTCTTTTTGTCCAATTGCAACATAAATACAAATCATATCTTGATCTTTTTGATTGATAATTGTATCAATGGCAATACTTGTTTTACCGGTTTTACGATCCCCAATAACAAGTTCGCGTTGACCTCGACCAATTGGTACCAATGCGTCAATAGCTTTTAAGCCTGTTTGTAAAGGTT
This Carnobacterium maltaromaticum DSM 20342 DNA region includes the following protein-coding sequences:
- a CDS encoding F0F1 ATP synthase subunit gamma, which gives rise to MGGSLIDIKKRIASTKKTSQITSAMQMVAGAKLGKAEATAKNFQIYASKVRGVVTHIAATQLALIEDGNLIGTNSPSNVDFHDMLIERPVKKTGYIVISSDKGLAGNYNSSVIKSTVDMITRDHKSSDEYVFMAVGSSAANFFKSRGMNLAYELRGISDQPSFEEIREIARTATEMYKNEVFDELYVCYNHHVNSLSFQYRAEKMLPLSDLDASESVDYEVEYLFEPSKEAILDILLPQYAESLIYGAILDAKAAEFAARMSAMKSATDNAHSIIDDLTIHYNRARQAAITQEITEIVGGASALE
- the atpA gene encoding F0F1 ATP synthase subunit alpha codes for the protein MGIKAEEISALIKQQVEGYRNELLIDEVGTVTYIGDGIARAYGLENAMSGELLEFSNGVFGMAQNLESNDVGIIILGPFEEIREGDKVRRTGRIMEVPVGEALIGRVVNSLGQPVDGLGEIVTTKTRPVETLAPGVMQRQSVGEPLQTGLKAIDALVPIGRGQRELVIGDRKTGKTSIAIDTIINQKDQDMICIYVAIGQKESTVRNQVETLKRYGAMDYTIVVTASASQPAPMLFIAPYAGTAMGEEFMYNGKHVLIVFDDLSKQAAAYREISLLLRRPPGREAYPGDVFYLHSRLLERAAKLNQELGGGSMTALPFVETQAGDISAYIPTNVISITDGQIFLESDLFYGGTRPAVAAGLSVSRVGGAAQIKAMKKVAGTLRLDLASFRELEAFTQFGSDLDAATQAKLNRGRRTVEILKQDLHSPLPVAKQVMILYALTHGFLDSVPVDEILRFEGEFFDYLDSQRPEILKTIVETKDLPDSEELDAAITNFKEMFIPVKSSI